A DNA window from Thermoflexus sp. contains the following coding sequences:
- a CDS encoding HAMP domain-containing sensor histidine kinase produces MAEMQIRTERLVELGQALRLLRDPQEIRRTALDWALAQTGAREGAILIQESGAWRCAIAHGDPSSWTQGWALPPGQGSRWMRVADSVWFLPLVEKEPPEWLGLRDPGPEALQDAAGWEVARLLIGIALEAAREREARGAFFSTAVHELRLPMTSIKGYTDLLRKGLAGPLTENQQRFLETIRANIDRLAALVNDLLEHSRMETGRLRLRVEPVSLEEALEGALGRVRKEIEGRSHRLSLDLPRDLPSVAADRERLEGILSKVLDNAAKYTPPGGEIRVRAMHEGSAVVCEVEDTGIGIAPSDQARLFTPFWRSEDPRVREAPGFGLSLAVARGLLEAMGGAIEVESAPGQGTRVRIRLPAQPL; encoded by the coding sequence ATGGCGGAGATGCAAATCCGGACGGAACGACTGGTGGAGCTGGGGCAGGCGTTGAGGCTGCTGCGGGATCCCCAGGAGATCCGCCGCACGGCCCTGGATTGGGCGCTGGCCCAGACAGGCGCGAGGGAGGGTGCGATCCTCATCCAGGAGTCCGGGGCCTGGCGCTGCGCGATCGCCCATGGCGATCCCTCATCCTGGACGCAAGGATGGGCGCTCCCGCCTGGTCAGGGATCCCGATGGATGCGGGTCGCCGATTCCGTCTGGTTTCTTCCCCTTGTGGAAAAAGAGCCCCCCGAATGGCTCGGCCTTCGGGATCCAGGGCCGGAGGCCTTGCAGGATGCGGCGGGATGGGAGGTGGCGAGGCTGCTGATCGGGATCGCCCTGGAAGCTGCCCGGGAGCGGGAGGCCCGCGGCGCCTTCTTCTCTACCGCCGTCCACGAGCTGCGCCTGCCTATGACGAGCATTAAGGGCTACACGGATCTGTTGCGGAAAGGGCTCGCCGGGCCCCTGACCGAGAACCAGCAGCGCTTCCTGGAGACCATCCGGGCGAACATCGACCGGCTGGCCGCCCTGGTGAATGATCTGCTGGAACACTCCCGCATGGAGACCGGACGCCTGCGGCTGCGGGTGGAGCCGGTCTCCCTGGAGGAGGCGCTGGAGGGCGCCCTGGGGCGAGTTCGGAAGGAGATCGAAGGGCGGAGCCATCGACTCTCCCTGGATCTACCGCGGGATCTGCCTTCGGTGGCGGCGGATCGGGAGCGGCTGGAGGGGATCCTGAGCAAGGTGCTGGACAACGCGGCGAAGTATACGCCGCCCGGCGGGGAGATCCGGGTTCGGGCGATGCACGAGGGAAGCGCGGTGGTCTGCGAAGTGGAGGACACCGGGATCGGGATTGCGCCCTCGGATCAGGCGCGGCTGTTCACCCCTTTCTGGCGCTCGGAAGACCCGCGCGTGCGAGAGGCCCCGGGCTTCGGGCTGAGCCTGGCCGTGGCGCGCGGCCTCCTGGAGGCGATGGGTGGAGCGATCGAGGTGGAGAGCGCGCCGGGCCAGGGCACCCGGGTGCGGATTCGACTGCCTGCCCAGCCATTGTAG
- a CDS encoding NUDIX hydrolase, whose product MGRADQGSFAGRWVVIPRVLCFLFREDQVLLLQRSPENKIFPERYNGLGGHVEPGEDLRTAARRELAEEAGIPVETLRLAGLITVDTGASPGVLIAVFVGEASGEPAGSTPEGTLVWTPIARVLELPVVEDFPALWPRVLRFRETGEPFFLSYAYDAQDHLIVREG is encoded by the coding sequence GTGGGACGAGCGGATCAGGGGAGCTTCGCCGGACGCTGGGTGGTGATCCCGCGGGTGCTGTGCTTCCTGTTCCGGGAGGATCAGGTGCTGCTGTTGCAGCGTTCTCCAGAAAATAAAATTTTCCCCGAGCGTTACAACGGCCTGGGCGGGCATGTGGAGCCCGGGGAGGATCTGCGCACCGCCGCCCGACGGGAGCTCGCGGAGGAGGCGGGCATCCCGGTGGAAACGCTCCGGCTGGCCGGCCTGATCACCGTGGACACCGGCGCCTCCCCGGGCGTCCTCATCGCGGTGTTCGTGGGGGAGGCCTCCGGGGAGCCAGCCGGATCGACTCCCGAGGGGACGCTGGTCTGGACGCCGATCGCTCGGGTGCTGGAGCTGCCGGTGGTGGAAGATTTCCCGGCGCTCTGGCCCCGGGTGCTGCGCTTCCGGGAGACCGGCGAGCCCTTCTTCCTGAGCTACGCGTATGATGCGCAGGACCATCTGATCGTTCGGGAAGGATGA